From Scophthalmus maximus strain ysfricsl-2021 chromosome 14, ASM2237912v1, whole genome shotgun sequence, one genomic window encodes:
- the LOC118282950 gene encoding signal transducer and activator of transcription 1-alpha/beta isoform X2, which translates to MAQWGEMLRLDLVQGRLSQLYERKFPRHIRHCLSFCIESHDWDSAAVDENKAAACFHALLLYLEQQWNRSVQDSNVLPGPDYPGMKDYLVRHFQDEPQNLARILSGCLQDEKQILASASQYQGRGSPAVEHQWRDLDNGVDELKRQIMEVKKEIRSLEVLYENHDYIEKTWQSKVEQYVGLAQSQAAVREECLRQANFIMRTKEMVLVEILNILKQAEQIVAVLTDVELPEWKRRQQKACVGGPVDTSLDHLQKWFTTVAEVLLQVRQLLQKLQEQSKKYNSADASGLPGEPETFALSLLTKLLANALVVEKQPVMPSIPQRPLILKTSVRFTAAVRFLANLPEFKCLLKVKPVFDKDVEEALIMNGLRQFAFYRDDSKVLDVDSPAGGLVAEFAHMSIKESKMKAKGSCENRLGVTEELHIIKFVTVLQYAGLRCNIEASSLPVVVVSSTNQIPSAWAALMWCSMLSSSEPRNLLLFADPPPLSWQQLSQVLSWQFLSVGQRGLNENQLSMLRDKIVDDPNGLIHWSQFKSESAWIWIEGILDLIKRHLVDLWRDGCIMGFVSRKTTQVLLREKVTGTFLLRFSESNKEGAITFSWVEHLNGEAHVHAVDPYTKKDLLALSLPDIIYLYSLRAQGNVTRNPLLYLYPDIHRDAAFGRYCNTVNSAPKTDVSGYIDRKLVPFSVYHTPPSSPHLHMEVDPDASVEDHQLIQELYDDLLDLPGSPLSLSSYANFSDHYSPS; encoded by the exons ATGGCCCAGTGGGGGGAGATGCTGAGGCTCGACCTGGTCCAGGGCCGGTTGAGTCAACTGTACGAGAGGAAGTTCCCCCGACACATCCGCCACTGCCTGAGCTTCTGCATCGAGAGCCACGACTG GGATTCAGCAGCTGTGGACGAGAATAAAGCAGCCGCCTGTTTCCACGCACTCCTGCTGTATTTGGAACAACAGTGGAACCGCTCCGTCCAGGACAGCAACGTTCTGCCAGGACCTGATTATCCAGGGATGAAAGACTACTTGGTG AGACACTTTCAAGATGAGCCACAGAACCTGGCTAGAATCCTCTCTGGATGTCTACAGGATGAAAAGCAAATCCTGGCTTCAGCCTCTCAATACCAG GGTCGTGGCAGTCCAGCTGTGGAACACCAGTGGAGAGATTTGGACAACGGAGTGGATGAACTGAAAAGGCAGATTATG GAGGTAAAGAAGGAGATCAGGTCACTGGAGGTCCTGTATGAAAACCATGACTACATAGAGAAAACCTGGCAAAGCAAAG TGGAGCAGTACGTCGGACTGGCCCAGTCCCAGGCAGCCGTGAGAGAGGAGTGTCTCCGCCAGGCCAATTTTATCATGCGAACAAAGGAG ATGGTGCTTGTGGAAATactgaacattttaaaacaggCAGAGCAGATTGTGGCGGTGCTCACTGACGTGGAGCTGCCCGAGTGGAAGCGCAGGCAGCAGAAGGCCTGTGTTGGGGGTCCGGTCGACACCTCTCTGGACCACCTGCAGAAGTG GTTCACCACTGTGGCAGAAGTGCTGCTACAAGTCCGCCAACTGCTGCAGAAGCTACAAGAGCAAAGCAAGAAGTACAACAGCGCTGACGCCTCCGGCCTCCCTGGAGAACCTGAGACGTTTGCACTGTCTCTGCTCACTAAACTTCTTGCAAA CGCTCTAGTGGTTGAGAAACAACCTGTCATGCCGAGTATACCACAACGCCCTCTAATACTGAAGACCAGTGTGCGGTTCACAGCGGCAGTGAG GTTCTTGGCAAACCTCCCTGAATTCAAGTGCCTGCTCAAAGTCAAACCTGTATTTGACAA GGATGTTGAAGAAGCCTTGATTATGAATGG GCTCCGTCAGTTTGCCTTCTACAGGGACGACAGTAAGGTGCTGGACGTGGACTCACCAGCCGGAGGCTTGGTGGCAGAGTTTGCTCACATG TCTATCAAGGAAAGCAAAATGAAAGCCAAAGGATCATGTGAG AATCGATTGGGAGTCACTGAAGAACTCCACATCATCAAGTTTGTGACAGTGCTCCAGTACGCAGGACTGAGGTGTAACATCGAG GCCAGCTCGTTGCCTGTGGTCGTCGTCTCCAGCACTAATCAGATCCCCAGTGCCTGGGCCGCACTCATGTGGTGCAGCATGTTGTCCAGCAGCGAACCGAGG AACCTCTTGTTGTTTGCCGACCCTCCTCCACTCAGCTGGCAGCAGCTGTCGCAGGTCCTGAGCTGGCAGTTCTTGTCCGTTGGCCAACGGGGACTCAACGAAAACCAGCTCTCCATGCTCCGAGACAAAATTGTGG ATGATCCTAATGGTCTCATCCACTGGAGCCagttcaag AGTGAAAGTGCCTGGATTTGGATTGAAGGAATCCTGGATTTGATCAAAAGACACTTGGTGGATCTTTGGCGGGACGG gtgcaTCATGGGGTTCGTGAGCAGGAAGACAACACAGGTCCTGTTGCGGGAGAAAGTGACCGGGACCTTTCTGCTCCGCTTCAGCGAAAGCAACAAAGAGGGAGCCATCACGTTCAGCTGGGTGGAACACCTCAATGGTG AGGCCCACGTCCATGCAGTAGATCCCTACACCAAGAAGGATCTGCTGGCCCTGTCTCTGCCGGACATTATTTACCTGTACAGTCTGCGGGCGCAGGGGAACGTGACCAGGAACCCTCTGCTCTACCTTTACCCAGACATCCACAGAGACGCCGCCTTTGGACGCTACTGCAACACTG TCAACTCGGCCCCTAAGACGGACGTCAGCGGGTACATTGACAGAAAACTCGTCCCTTTCTCAGT CTACCACACACCACCCTCATCTCCACATCTGCACATGGAGGTGGACCCAGACGCGAGT GTAGAGGATCATCAGCTGATTCAGGAACTCTACGACGATCTCCTGGATTTACCTGgatctcctctctccttgtcaTCCTATGCCAACTTCTCTGATCACTATAGCCCCTCATGA
- the LOC118282950 gene encoding signal transducer and activator of transcription 1-alpha/beta isoform X1, with protein MAQWGEMLRLDLVQGRLSQLYERKFPRHIRHCLSFCIESHDWDSAAVDENKAAACFHALLLYLEQQWNRSVQDSNVLPGPDYPGMKDYLVRHFQDEPQNLARILSGCLQDEKQILASASQYQGRGSPAVEHQWRDLDNGVDELKRQIMEVKKEIRSLEVLYENHDYIEKTWQSKVEQYVGLAQSQAAVREECLRQANFIMRTKEMVLVEILNILKQAEQIVAVLTDVELPEWKRRQQKACVGGPVDTSLDHLQKWFTTVAEVLLQVRQLLQKLQEQSKKYNSADASGLPGEPETFALSLLTKLLANALVVEKQPVMPSIPQRPLILKTSVRFTAAVRFLANLPEFKCLLKVKPVFDKDVEEALIMNGLRQFAFYRDDSKVLDVDSPAGGLVAEFAHMSIKESKMKAKGSCENRLGVTEELHIIKFVTVLQYAGLRCNIEASSLPVVVVSSTNQIPSAWAALMWCSMLSSSEPRNLLLFADPPPLSWQQLSQVLSWQFLSVGQRGLNENQLSMLRDKIVDDPNGLIHWSQFKSESAWIWIEGILDLIKRHLVDLWRDGCIMGFVSRKTTQVLLREKVTGTFLLRFSESNKEGAITFSWVEHLNGEPDRSGGAVRLRQCCSITDDVLTLCMSYTCTLGPALTHSCKEAHVHAVDPYTKKDLLALSLPDIIYLYSLRAQGNVTRNPLLYLYPDIHRDAAFGRYCNTVNSAPKTDVSGYIDRKLVPFSVYHTPPSSPHLHMEVDPDASVEDHQLIQELYDDLLDLPGSPLSLSSYANFSDHYSPS; from the exons ATGGCCCAGTGGGGGGAGATGCTGAGGCTCGACCTGGTCCAGGGCCGGTTGAGTCAACTGTACGAGAGGAAGTTCCCCCGACACATCCGCCACTGCCTGAGCTTCTGCATCGAGAGCCACGACTG GGATTCAGCAGCTGTGGACGAGAATAAAGCAGCCGCCTGTTTCCACGCACTCCTGCTGTATTTGGAACAACAGTGGAACCGCTCCGTCCAGGACAGCAACGTTCTGCCAGGACCTGATTATCCAGGGATGAAAGACTACTTGGTG AGACACTTTCAAGATGAGCCACAGAACCTGGCTAGAATCCTCTCTGGATGTCTACAGGATGAAAAGCAAATCCTGGCTTCAGCCTCTCAATACCAG GGTCGTGGCAGTCCAGCTGTGGAACACCAGTGGAGAGATTTGGACAACGGAGTGGATGAACTGAAAAGGCAGATTATG GAGGTAAAGAAGGAGATCAGGTCACTGGAGGTCCTGTATGAAAACCATGACTACATAGAGAAAACCTGGCAAAGCAAAG TGGAGCAGTACGTCGGACTGGCCCAGTCCCAGGCAGCCGTGAGAGAGGAGTGTCTCCGCCAGGCCAATTTTATCATGCGAACAAAGGAG ATGGTGCTTGTGGAAATactgaacattttaaaacaggCAGAGCAGATTGTGGCGGTGCTCACTGACGTGGAGCTGCCCGAGTGGAAGCGCAGGCAGCAGAAGGCCTGTGTTGGGGGTCCGGTCGACACCTCTCTGGACCACCTGCAGAAGTG GTTCACCACTGTGGCAGAAGTGCTGCTACAAGTCCGCCAACTGCTGCAGAAGCTACAAGAGCAAAGCAAGAAGTACAACAGCGCTGACGCCTCCGGCCTCCCTGGAGAACCTGAGACGTTTGCACTGTCTCTGCTCACTAAACTTCTTGCAAA CGCTCTAGTGGTTGAGAAACAACCTGTCATGCCGAGTATACCACAACGCCCTCTAATACTGAAGACCAGTGTGCGGTTCACAGCGGCAGTGAG GTTCTTGGCAAACCTCCCTGAATTCAAGTGCCTGCTCAAAGTCAAACCTGTATTTGACAA GGATGTTGAAGAAGCCTTGATTATGAATGG GCTCCGTCAGTTTGCCTTCTACAGGGACGACAGTAAGGTGCTGGACGTGGACTCACCAGCCGGAGGCTTGGTGGCAGAGTTTGCTCACATG TCTATCAAGGAAAGCAAAATGAAAGCCAAAGGATCATGTGAG AATCGATTGGGAGTCACTGAAGAACTCCACATCATCAAGTTTGTGACAGTGCTCCAGTACGCAGGACTGAGGTGTAACATCGAG GCCAGCTCGTTGCCTGTGGTCGTCGTCTCCAGCACTAATCAGATCCCCAGTGCCTGGGCCGCACTCATGTGGTGCAGCATGTTGTCCAGCAGCGAACCGAGG AACCTCTTGTTGTTTGCCGACCCTCCTCCACTCAGCTGGCAGCAGCTGTCGCAGGTCCTGAGCTGGCAGTTCTTGTCCGTTGGCCAACGGGGACTCAACGAAAACCAGCTCTCCATGCTCCGAGACAAAATTGTGG ATGATCCTAATGGTCTCATCCACTGGAGCCagttcaag AGTGAAAGTGCCTGGATTTGGATTGAAGGAATCCTGGATTTGATCAAAAGACACTTGGTGGATCTTTGGCGGGACGG gtgcaTCATGGGGTTCGTGAGCAGGAAGACAACACAGGTCCTGTTGCGGGAGAAAGTGACCGGGACCTTTCTGCTCCGCTTCAGCGAAAGCAACAAAGAGGGAGCCATCACGTTCAGCTGGGTGGAACACCTCAATGGTG AGCCAGACCGGTCCGGAGGGGCAGTCAGGTTGAGGCAGTGCTGTTCCATCACAGATGATGTACTCACGCTGTGTATGTCCTACACATGCACCCTTGGACCTGCTCTGACGCACAGTTGTAAAG AGGCCCACGTCCATGCAGTAGATCCCTACACCAAGAAGGATCTGCTGGCCCTGTCTCTGCCGGACATTATTTACCTGTACAGTCTGCGGGCGCAGGGGAACGTGACCAGGAACCCTCTGCTCTACCTTTACCCAGACATCCACAGAGACGCCGCCTTTGGACGCTACTGCAACACTG TCAACTCGGCCCCTAAGACGGACGTCAGCGGGTACATTGACAGAAAACTCGTCCCTTTCTCAGT CTACCACACACCACCCTCATCTCCACATCTGCACATGGAGGTGGACCCAGACGCGAGT GTAGAGGATCATCAGCTGATTCAGGAACTCTACGACGATCTCCTGGATTTACCTGgatctcctctctccttgtcaTCCTATGCCAACTTCTCTGATCACTATAGCCCCTCATGA
- the c14h2orf76 gene encoding UPF0538 protein C2orf76 homolog — MADGAVVTVRLIRSFEHRNFKPVVFHRVSLEQTVQDFIQLVRDDIATRPGLPPPFRKYAFDTMKITHQAHGAKTNELVMSLDDDENLILQDGQTLRAAGVANETEVAFFRKEDYGLYKANPKTAW; from the exons ATGGCCGACGGAGCCGTCGTCACTGTTCGCCTCATCAGGTCTTTCGAGCACAGGAACTTCAAACCTGTGGTGTTTCACCGAGTCAGCCTGGAGCAGACGGTGCAGGACTTCATCCAGCTGGTCAGAGACG ATATTGCGACAAGGCCAGGACTTCCCCCGCCCTTCAGGAAATATGCTTTTG ACACCATGAAAATCACCCACCAAGCACATGGAGCAAAG ACTAATGAGCTGGTGATGAGTTTAGATGACGATGAAAATCTCATTCTGCAAGACGGCCAAACCCTCAGAGCTGCTGGTGTTG CAAATGAAACGGAAGTGGCTTTCTTCAGGAAGGAAGACTATGGTCTCTATAAGGCAAACCCCAAAACTGCTTGGTGA
- the marco gene encoding macrophage receptor MARCO — protein sequence MESSVDRPADQVSYTHSNPLFDMSFSHSELNSFHPNDLKPARPKRQWCFHVIVVYLILQTALNAFLLYKVFTLELSLHPRTEKLVDHRVPQGGAAGEDDIQTLIHNNSQETRTLRGHLWALQSQLNGLCGENGQLDSLRSDLSLLNTSTHSLEGKLTTIGLTPGPPGSPGTNGLPGHPGAPGEKGLKGDSGVAGPPGLKGDMGINGQPGERGDRGQIGAPGPTGPPGPIGLRGPPGLQGEPGTQGPAVKGERGDPGAPGPLGNKGDTGNLGPKGSAGVPGAPGLKGEKGDGGQLGPLGPQGPPGPPGANGVKGEPGIPADLKVRLVPGRRRGRVEVRHSGTWGTVCDDSFDTTDGNVICRMLGYQRAISTYTDATGSGDIWLDDLQCLGTESDIFDCPHSGVGNHNCQHTEDAGVECV from the exons ATGGAGTCATCGGTGGACAGGCCTGCGGATCAAGTGTCATACACGCACAGTAACCCGCTGTTTGACATGTCATTCAGCCATAGTGAACTGAACAGTTTCCATCCCAACG atcTGAAGCCGGCGAGGCCCAAAAGACAATGGTGTTTTCATGTGATTGTTGTGTACCTGATCTTGCAGACTGCCCTCAATGCCTTTCTCCTTTATAAAG TTTTCACATTGGAGTTGTCACTGCACCCCAGGACGGAGAAGCTGGTGGACCACCGTGTTCCTCAGGGTGGAGCGGCTGGTGAAGACGACATCCAAACTCTCATCCACAACAACAGTCAAGAAACCAGGACCCTACGAGGACACCTATGGGCCTTGCAAAGCCAG CTCAACGGTCTGTGTGGAGAGAATGGTCAGCTGGACAGTCTGAGGTCTGACCTGAGCCTGCTCAACACCAGCACCCACAGCCTGGAGGGCAAACTGACAACCATTGGCCTCACACCAG gacctccaggttctccaggaaCAAATGGACTGCCAGGACATCCAGGGGCACCCGGAGAAAAGGGCCTCAAAG GTGACAGTGGTGTTGCAGGCCCCCCAGGACTAAAGGGTGATATGGGAATTAACGGTCAACCTGGAGAGCGCGGAGATAGAGGGCAAATTG GTGCACCGGGACCCACTGGACCTCCTGGACCCATCG gtctcAGGGGCCCACCCGGGCTCCAAGGGGAACCAGGGACTCAAGGACCAGCCGTGAAGGGAGAAAGGGGCGATCCTGGGGCTCCAG GCCCTCTTGGAAACAAAGGTGACACAGGGAACCTTGGTCCAAAAG GATCTGCGGGAGTTCCTGGTGCTCCTGGGctcaaaggagaaaaaggagacgGAGGACAGCTTGGTCCACTGGGGCCCCAAG GGCCTCCTGGTCCACCAGGTGCCAACGGAGTCAAGGGAGAACCAGGAATCCCAGCAGATT TGAAAGTGCGTCTTGTGccggggaggagacgagggcgTGTGGAGGTGAGGCACAGCGGGACATGGGGCACCGTGTGTGACGACAGCTTCGATACCACAGATGGCAACGTGATCTGTAGGATGCTGGGCTACCAACGGGCCATTTCCACCTACACTGACGCCACCG GGTCCGGTGATATCTGGCTGGATGACCTCCAATGCCTTGGAACAGAGTCTGATATCTTTGACTGCCCACACAGTGGTGTCGGTAATCACAACTGCCAACACACCGAGGATGCAGGAGTGGAATGTGTCTAG